One window of the Anomaloglossus baeobatrachus isolate aAnoBae1 unplaced genomic scaffold, aAnoBae1.hap1 Scaffold_109, whole genome shotgun sequence genome contains the following:
- the LOC142260462 gene encoding uncharacterized protein LOC142260462 codes for IQSLYVSPPGLSSKRTTPERCPRPLLPQDCKQEDPDVPQDVFPPVLSTDDCIGNSDGNLISSEFITHDEGITRDTYDEQVQQNCKQNKSYRRDGEHETASTGEKPFSCSECGKCFIQKTDFVRHQRSHTGEKPFSCMECGKCFIQKTALVLHQRSHTGDKPFSCLECGKCFIQKSQLVLHQRSYTGDKPFSCLECGKCFTWKSELVRHQRSHTGERPFSCLECGKCFTWKSELVRHQRSHTGERPFSCLECGKCFIQKTTLVIHQRSHTGEKPFSCLECGKCFIRKSHLVLHQRSHTGEKPFSCLECGKCFTGKSELVRHQRSHTGERPFSCLECGKCFIQKSDLVNHQRSHTGDKPFSCLECGKCFIQKSHLVSHQRYHTEEKPFLCSECGKCYFTKSNLVKHLKKLHREGTFFML; via the exons attcagtccctgtatgtgtctcctccaggtctatccagtaagaggacaacaccagagagatgtccccgtcctcttctcccacaggactgtaaacaagaagatcccgatgttcctcaggatgtgtttcctccagttctatcca cagatgactgtattgggaattcagatggaaatctaatatcttcagaatttataacacatGATGAAGGTATCACACGTGATACATATGACGAGCAAGTccaacagaattgtaagcaaaataaaagttacagaagggatggggaacatgaaacggcttccacaggagagaagccattttcatgttcagagtgtgggaaatgttttattcagaaaacagattttgttaggcatcaaagatctcatacaggggagaagccattttcatgcatggaatgtgggaaatgttttattcagaaaactgctcttgttttgcatcaaagatctcatacaggggacaagccattttcatgcttggaatgtgggaaatgttttattcagaaatcacaacttgttttgcatcaaagatcttatacaggggacaagccattttcatgcctggaatgtgggaaatgttttacttggaaatcagaacttgttaggcatcaaagatctcacacaggggagaggccattttcatgcttggaatgtgggaaatgttttacttggaaatcagaacttgttaggcatcaaagatctcacacaggggagaggccattttcatgcttggaatgtgggaaatgttttattcagaaaacaacTCTTGTTatccatcaaagatctcatacaggggagaagccattttcatgcttggaatgtgggaaatgttttattcggaaatcacatcttgttttgcatcaaagatctcatacaggggagaagccattttcatgcctggaatgtgggaaatgttttactgggaaatcagaacttgttaggcatcaaagatctcacacaggggagaggccattttcatgcttggaatgtgggaaatgttttatacagaaatcagatcttgttaatcatcaaagatctcatacaggggacaagccattttcatgcttggaatgtgggaaatgttttattcagaaatcacatcttgttagtcatcaaagatatcatacagaggagaagccatttttatgttcagagtgtggaaaatgttattttacaaaatcaaatctcgttaaacatctgaagaagctgcacagggaaggaacctttttcatgttgtga